From a region of the Macrobrachium nipponense isolate FS-2020 chromosome 3, ASM1510439v2, whole genome shotgun sequence genome:
- the LOC135222351 gene encoding uncharacterized protein LOC135222351 codes for MAKLLKPSRLDTDPSSPTAAKEWKHWHKTFTNFIEESGDAAPDKLRALVNCVSPSVYELIEDCSTFESAIAKLESAYVKLSNEVSARHVLATRRQQSGESLDEFLRELHKLNKDCNFQAVTAEQYRQELVRDAFINGIASAFFRQRLLENKSLNLEAAHSQARTLDLAQRSADAYTSPPIPHTAALFPEQQAQPSGDQQQQPTKEEAERSSPGDSAVAAAYLSKRKCYFCGNALHSTGRVSCPARTVKCNKCGKTGHFAKVCKSKASGSTTAALYNSTLLTIAATYPKNLSHAATNISVNGHSLKALIDSCSSDSFIREEVAQKLNLTIVPVGTAVSMASKPLNASSPGFVTADLMHLDQRYPRIQLGVLKDLCCDVILGYDFQKQHQSVTFQYGGNKPSLKITGAKPVCVLATADIDEPSLFPNLPQQCKPIAVKSRRYSQDDQLFVKDQISHLLSEGIIEPSISPWRAQVVVVKDPLGRH; via the coding sequence ATGGCCAAGCTGCTGAAGCCGTCCAGACTGGACACAGATCCCAGCTCACCCACTGCAGCCAAAGAGTGGAAGCACTGGCATAAAACATTCACCAACTTCATAGAAGAAAGTGGAGATGCTGCACCAGACAAGTTGAGGGCATTAGTGAATTGTGTGTCCCCGAGTGTGTATGAACTCATTGAAGACTGTAGTACTTTTGAGAGTGCAATCGCCAAACTGGAGAGTGCTTATGTCAAGTTGTCGAATGAAGTTTCTGCAAGGCATGTTTTGGCGACACGACGACAGCAGTCAGGAGAATCCCTTGACGAATTTCTGAGGGAACTACATAAGCTAAACAAGGATTGTAACTTCCAGGCAGTCACAGCTGAGCAATATCGGCAGGAGCTAGTAAGAGATGCATTTATCAATGGTATTGCCTCAGCATTTTTTCGTCAGCGCCTACTAGAAAATAAGTCACTGAACCTGGAGGCTGCACACAGTCAAGCTCGTACGTTAGATCTTGCCCAGCGTAGTGCCGACGCGTATACATCTCCACCCATTCCTCATACTGCTGCTTTATTTCCAGAGCAGCAGGCACAGCCCAGtggtgaccagcagcagcagccaacaaaagaagaagcagaaagaagtTCACCTGGAGATtcagctgttgctgctgcttaCTTATCTAAGAGGAAATGCTATTTTTGTGGTAATGCACTCCACAGTACAGGTAGAGTGAGTTGTCCTGCACGTACTGTTAAATGTAACAAATGTGGTAAaacaggtcattttgcaaaagtcTGTAAATCAAAGGCTTCAGGTAGTACTACTGCTGCATTGTATAACTCCACTTTGCTTACAATAGCTGCCACTTATCCAAAGAATCTTTCACATGCAGCTACAAACATCTCTGTAAATGGCCATTCATTGAAGGCACTAATTGATTCTTGTAGCTCAGATAGTTTTATACGTGAGGAAGTAGCACAGAAACTAAATTTGACAATAGTTCCTGTAGGTACAGCAGTCTCAATGGCATCAAAACCTTTAAATGCTAGTTCCCCTGGGTTTGTGACAGCAGACTTAATGCATCTTGATCAGAGATATCCTCGTATCCAGCTCGGGGTCCTGAAGGATTTATGTTGTGATGTTATCTTAGGTTATGACTTTCAAAAGCAACACCAGAGCGTAACTTTTCAATATGGAGGGAATAAACCAAGTTTAAAGATAACTGGAGCCAAACCTGTCTGTGTATTAGCAACAGCTGATATCGATGAACCGTCATTGTTTCCAAACTTGCCTCAACAGTGTAAACCCATTGCAGTTAAATCTAGACGCTATAGCCAGGATGACCAGCTGTTTGTAAAAGACCAGATATCACATTTACTATCTGAAGGTATCATTGAGCCAAGTATATCCCCTTGGAGAGCACAGGTTGTAGTAGTCAAAGATCCACTTGGCAGGCACTAA